In the genome of Choristoneura fumiferana chromosome 21, NRCan_CFum_1, whole genome shotgun sequence, the window TTTGAGTGCAATACTGTATAGGTACCTTTATAAAGATATAAGACTGTTAAAAGATTGTTTAAAAACAGTAATGTACTTTATATgcattattgtatttattcattattatgtaAGTTGATGAACTCAGAGTTTTTAACTAAGTATGTTAATATTTGTAATATAAACCAGTTAGATTGATTTGTTTTGACGAAAATTTCGTACAAAAACTGGAATCATCAACTATGTGGTATCTTAAATTAATAATGTGAttgcatttttaaaataaactatctCCACATGATTTAAGTTTGTGCatactattatttttagtttctttttaaagtatttttatttttactgaagGATACCATCCTTCCTGCATTATATTAGCATAATATAGCCAGATCAAACCATTGGATGTAAAAAGTAATCTCTTATCAGAATTAGTTTACCAAATTGCCTGATAATATTTGCTCATTGGCTCTCATTTATTTAAACGAGCCGTTAAGCTGTTGTATATTAAGTTTGTtacataacttattttttaatttatctagtAATCTAGGGATATATTAAAGAGTGTATACTAAatgctttgttttatttattatctatgaATTATCCTTGAGTAAAAACAAACGATAACGTGtttctaaatatataatatgttgAAAGTCTTTGCGCGCGACTTCGTCTGCTAAGAATTAGTTTATTACGATCCCGCGGGGatcatgcaattttccgagataaaaattaTCATATGTTCTTTCCATGGTCTTATACTTCCTCCGCACTAAatctaatatatatattttagtgcattttttttattccttcgtcatttttagggttccggagccaaaatggcaaaaacggaacccttatagtttcgccatgtctgtccgtccgcggctttgctcaggggctatcaatgctagaaagctgtaattttgcacggatatatatgtaaactacgccgacaaaatggtacaatacaaaatttaattttttttagtgtactatCAACCAAAtcagtggtctaccaatttttaaacaaattcctatcaaattaacatgtcgctaaagtcgaactttcaagttgacagacacgtctattggcattattgttttatgacaaacaaacgattatcaactttagggtggtaagccacatatttggctgatggtacctcccatagacgtaaagtggggtttttttttttttctcgtccaaccgtatagtgtggggtatcattagataggtcttttaaaaccattaggggttgctaagacgattttgtgatctgtttgcgaaatattcaactttaaagtgctaattttcattaaaatcgagcgtccccttcCTCTAAAATCCGGTGGgtgaataaatttgaaaaaattcaggactgtagtaagtaataataataataatctttattgttcaataaaaaaccgtaaacaaacaaaatacatttgaagCCCTGGAGACTGCGTTAGTTTTCACTGTATTGCAGGCCCCAGTGGTAttggtatatcaaactttcaaggaaaactataacggttaagtttgcttgagaattattagtagtttaagagtaaatagcagcctaaggtataaaatatacctaaactcggAAGATTCtgtcacagagtacatatataaattccgtataaaatacgaaatccttagaaaaatattacttaattttttcgtaatggctacggaaccctattgcgggcgtgtccgacacgctcttggccggttttctttcgcagacgccatattgaaatatataCCCTacgtcactccgacagttatgacgaatccaatgatatcttacagggatgttatggagctCCGTGTCCGTAATcgaaactatcggatatccgCTTTGAGTATTGATCTAGAATTGAGAGGGTATCGCTCACCGGTtgtttatcatttttttctggCAAATTCGCGGGGGGGGGGCGATGAACTGTGGGCGATGTATATCCATAACATATCCACAcatctgtggctccagtgaaaaggggtacatgtcgaaaaacccaagtttacaggagacgcaaaaaacagttacgcccgagatgattcaaacttacgttcattacacttgtatatttacatatactaataaatgtggtatgttaaagcactaaattaattgcgctctttcttatgggaatgttatttttgctcttgatctattagtttataaattaactacttgtatccaaaatagaagtataaaaataagtgtaaaaaggttCAAGTGGCTATATACATCGCTATTCaccaagttttcgtaattttatacgaagtgaaaaagggtacgcatccggaatgtttttgtagtacatgtataatattatccacagaagactagcttacgaactaatggtgtagaaaatgattgcatttttcaatttatgcagttctttggacttaattacagacataacagacatgtagccttttgcacgtttttttttattgtgtttttagttataagtagacttaaataataatgaaaaattcaaaatgctacttgtatccaagttgagtgaataaaacacacatgaaattatttaaatatctattcaaaaacgctataaatttttcaaaaatctcacatGCAAACATGAAAAATGCCcgttaaaacaaacttaaaatttctcatcattagtatctaagtatgtcaAACACACTAGGTAGAGGGATTTTCCGCTTCTTCATAGAAGACATACCGTGTGCCATTGATCGTCATCATACGTCTTGTATTGTAGTCAAAATTAGGAAATTCTGCctttttaaaactgaaaattgcagtctcagagatattaaacttttgtttgtcctcgttattttttttttttgttgaagtgGCCCTTTTACTTACCTGCTTCGCTGTTGCCTCATTCGAAAATTCCCCATTTGATGATACCTAATTGATAGTCTCATGAAAAcccaaatttaaaacattttgagCATTTATCTCAGCGAGCAGGCATGGACCCAAGCCACTTTACCGATAAGGAACGGCGGCTTAGGAActcgcaaaatttcaagtgtagctttgccggcattcctatcttcgatccacagcacgctagatctcgcaggtaGAATACTCAAAGCTCCAGCAGGCATTAACTAcgagattgcatgcttgaacgaggccacgaatgaCTCGCTAGCTGGACCGAGTCCAAATCTCCCGTCCAAACCACATAGGCGAAGGGCCTGGAGTACAATAGCCTCCGTCACCACCTTATAGGCATTAATAGAACCTATAACAGGCAGGGACCGGGAcagactgttagctgtgtccaagccagaatctggttactggctccatgcatacccCTCTCCAAACActagaacttttatcgacccagacactacgcatagctgctggtctacggctgggagttgggatctgcgaaagtaacaactgtgtttcttgtggggctccagtggaccgtctcggccaACATGGCCTGTCCTGTTCCTCAGGTGCCGACcgactgtcccgccacgccactctcaacgacattctcagaagggtttctttagtgccaacgttccctccgctctgtagccccagattgtacggagcgatggcaagcgccctgacggaatgtcgttgataccctggaagactggccgtgcgctggtgtgggacgctacctgtacagacaccctggcggcgtcctacctaacagcaactaccaatcgtgcgggggcggcggtagacgcccgggaacgcctcaaggtcacaaaatatagctgtctcggcgcccaatatcatttctttgctttcggcttcgagactctaggtccttggggtaagggtgcgctggagcttcacagggagctcagcaataggttaagggaggcaacaggcaaccctcgcgccggcagctttctcgcgcaaagaatcgcaatcggagttcaacgcgggaatgctgcctgcgtgatgggcaccatgccaagaagcccacctctcttttttaattaaagttttagttttagatatttaaattaaataatagttttagtcctatggatattttgattttcttaatcattcttattaaataattggtgtcaagggatacatcttaattaatacccttaaaattaatgcaatgtgccatattagtttaataataaaatggtgtaaaaggatataacttaatcgcgtaaccgtcaactgcgcagctcgcaagcgcgttctccctgcacaagtcagcgcacacgattgtggctcatccgtgagcgccgtggctccccactcacccgctcattcctccgcgcaaagacttatatccttttccacgtaaactttttcatattcgatttgtgaaaacgggcgcagctcgacttaatcttatattttattttatttttttgtgtaaagagattgaacttaacttgtatcaatgtaaactaaataaatctgttcttgttttaggggttcaagtgtgcttagatttttttacacccgccatatgaaaaaacagcacgtacaactaaatttagatcataaatcacaaacaaaactttagttaatagaaatacaacttgacaagtaccctctgttgctaactttttaaggcagttctacccttgaccaccagaaaactccgttgttttaaaagatatcttagatccgtttacaccaatcgatgcgttattttttttgtgttttttggtctatataactcaatttggccaaattcagacttataccccttttcactggagccacagacaTATCCATCCGTTTaggcgaggaccaaagaaattgacatacatacccacatacatatatatttgttataaattgttattattattatttattatattacttaattgCTTTTTTTGTCTTACTCAGTGCTTTGGTGTcaaactgtaatgctgtgtaagattttacatgtaaataaataaacagtacatacgctcgaaaaacgtaaccctccttcgggcagtcgggtaaagaGCGACAATAACACTTGTCAATATAGTTGTATAGGGGGCTGGTTTTTATAGGTTTGATTGTTTGAAAAGGTGACCTGATTGCATTAAATTCACTCAACAAAACAATTAGTTACAATACCTATTGAAATACACTTTCATAGTTACGAGTAAGATAATTTTGTTAACACAATTTTGAAGAACCATCCATGAATCACAGCTACCAAGTTTCAATTTAAATCTGCATCACTCcattctcaatttttttttttttttttttattcgactggatggcaaacgagcaagtgggtctcctgatggtaagagattaccaccgcccatagacaactgcaacaccagggtattgtagatgcgttgccaacctagaggcctaagatggaatacctcaagtgccagttatttcaccggctgtcttactctccacgccgaaacacaacagtgcaagcactgctgcttcacggcaggattagcgagcaagatggtggtagcaatccggcggaccttgcacaaggtcctaccacctgcaactaaGGACGTGGGTAATAATTAACAATCCCTAATGTTATTTTAATGCCACAGGCTGAACTTTCTCGTGCAAGTGgtttatacctactaaaaaaaaatggctcATGAAAGTATCAggtttaaaaatacaacttaCATTTTGTTAACGAATCGtttattaaaatgaatgaattaagtaataatatttttatcttatgAAACCAATACATAAAAGaccaaataaaattgtaatgaaaattatagGACTATTGATGTGATGTAAGGAATTATATGAGTATGATTAATGAAAATCCCCCAAGAATGCATGACGTGGTATGAAATGAGtagttttgtatgaataatgaaTCCAATATTTCATCACAGTAATTCTAAGACGATTAAAATGTGCGCAATGTAAATGAGCTAATATTCAGATTTTTATGTAATTGAAACCGTTCAAACTAAAAGTTACAAACATCGATATCTTTTTAAAACTGTTACTGAATAGCTTCAGTTTACACGCTCATTAGAACGCGATTCTTTCACGACAAGATGCTTCGTTTCGCGAGAGTGCAACGGAGATATCTCCGTCGTCTCCTTTCATGCAGCGGTGTCCGGAATACGACAAAAACGCGTTCATCTTTTCTTGCCGCTCTTGTGGATGACCTGACGACATTTGGCGTAGAAATCTCCGATGTACTCAACGGAGATTCCTGCCGATTGCGCCGCTCCCGTCAGGCTGAATTCCTTATATTGTTCCCCATCGCCAGGTTCATTTCCCACGAGTAAGATGAGGAGTGGCGTGGATTTTCCCTGCCTTTCCGGTTCGCCTTGGCCAATGTGAGCTTGCTTTTCATCGGCAGTAAGATGGTGACAAAATTCTAGGATTTGTATGAAGTTGTTTACGTGGGGTGGCGCTTTTTTGGGGTATTTGAGGAGGGGTAACGGGCGCGATTGGCCGGGGCGTTGTGCGCGCAGGAACCGGGAACCGCTGCGGAGCTGTACTTCCAGCCAGCGGATCGCGTCTCGGGCGCCGCTCTTCTCGCGTTTCAGATCATCTAGTTCTTGTAGcactgaaataaaatgttattgctTGAAGACATTTAGGAGTAAACGTTATGGCGTCCGACGGACAGGTGTTTATTTAACATAACAACCGCATCTTAGGCTAATTAAGAGCGTTCTAAAAACGTTCAGTTCTTATCAGCAATATGGGACTAGGTACGCGAAAATATATTCCACTGTTTTGCATGTGATTTGCAAGTAAAAGAGCCTTTTTGTCAAAGGTCACAGTCATTCAGATCCAATAATGAATTAACTTTCGTCTGACCACTTAatttcatttctttatttttaatttgttgaaTAATAAATCAATGATGAGTAATGTGTACTTAAATTGACTTTACTTCCTTCACCTACACTCTGCTATTTTGTTACAATATTGCGTTAAGTTACGTAACTACATCTTTGAGAAATACTCAGGCCTCTATACTTGCATATACATACCGACAGCAGGCACGAGCAGAACGAAGCTCCTGGCCCGCAGTAGTTGTTTGACGCGGCGCAGATGCGAGTGCAGGGCTGCGGCGTCGAGGGCCAGTAAGGCcgggccggcggcggcgcgcccgcTGCGCTCCAGCTCGCGGACTTGGGACGTCAGCCACAGCCGACCCAGGCGACGAAGTAACCCACCCTCGGAGGTTTCCACCTGCCAAATTATGAGTTAAATCAGTATATGGTTATTatccatttaattaaaatttaacactTTAGCTAAAAGTATTTTTAGGTTTTGGTagtcataacctaacctaatcaacaaaaagttggtaaaccccgaatttgtcacttcaaagttcaatatctcaaaaacggctgaaccgattttgatgaaacatgtctaagaaccatctctagaaaacctgctgtcaatttaaaaaaaacgcattcaaatcggtccacccgtttaagagctacggtgctacagacagacagacacacacacagacacgcatagcggtcaaacttataacacccctctttttgagtcgggggtcaaaaatgacaaaatcggAATCCTTCAAATTTTGTCCTGTCCATCCGTTTTCGCGTATTTCACAggcgttttactcaaaaacgtAGGACACCCACCAACAAaacggacggatgacctggttaaagccgcgggttcaaggtggatgcaggccgcttcctacagaagcaactggaggtctatgggggaggcctatatccaacagtggacatcctacagctgatatgatgaccaATTGTAGAATGATTGCTCTGTAagtcattatattatttaaaatgaacttacttgcttacttacttactttttattgtatttttatttattaaattcaaaacaaacagaattcttataactgacatttaagtaaattataatttaataatgtattgACTTACATGTGGTGTCTTAGAGTTGTGCCACTCCCTACTTCTTTTGTGGTTTATTTTGGTATTCAGCTTGGCAGCAGGGctctttttcaaataaaatattttcattgacCTGTTGAATCTAATACGAGGTATAATCTTAGCTATCTGATTTCCGAAATCAATAAAATTCAGTATTCTCATAACATTTTCTTCATACACTGAGGGCTTGTACTTGTCTAATATTTGCCATTCTGCAGCATCTTTGTCAAATTTGCAGATGTTAGTACCTCTCAAATTCAGATCTTCTGGCAGAGGAATCTTCTTATATTCTAGCTTCAGCTTTTTGGCAATATGTTTGGCATAATCTAGAATTTTGCACTGACTATTTGAATCATTACTTTTTGGGTAGaaataaaaagtgaaaatatttaatagatCAACAACACATTGAAAAAGTGATTCGCCACTGTCACCACAAGAGAGAATCAAATCCTTTTCTAAAAGAACCCAATCTAATAGTAGCTTAATACTTGGCAAAAAGTTATCCCCAAGcaaaaaattttgaatttcttCTTCCTTGAGTGGGTTATTTCCAGGGGCTGTTTCCTTCATATGCTTTTTGTGATTGTTGTCTTTCCCATTCACTTCAATATTGTCATTTTTTACAGgttgtgtttcttttatttcaacATCTTCAGTGTGTTCTTCAGCAATATGTTCTCCATCAGAACCATTGCAAATTGATCCTTCACTTCTAGAATCATCAGATTTATCAGTTGAATTTGATAcaacatcatcgtcatcagaACTTGCTTCATCTGTAGTCATTTCACTGCTTTCAGTGTCTGCATCACTCAATTCTGAGCTATCAGAAGAATCCATACGCCTCCTACGTCGGCGCTTTGCCACAACTTTCTTTGAATTCAGTTTACTATTACCATTTTGCAACTTCTTGCTGTCATCATCAGTGATCATCTCTTTTGTGTCATCAATCTCAATTTCTGCTGGTTTCAGTggatttgtaattataatttcatcTGTAACTGATTTCTCATCCATTACATCATCTTGTCTCTCCACTTTTTCAGGTTCCACATCATTCACTGACACTGTCCGGCCTCTATATTTCTGAGAAGGATTCTTGAACCCTAACTCTTCTAACTGCTTTTGTAGTTTCTGAAGAAGCTGGGACAACAGTGCTAGTGTAAAAGCTTTACCTGCAAATGCTTTTTGCTCATCTATTTCAACCATTTTTGAGACTGTGAAGAGACAAATTTGTACAATTTTATGGACCAGGTTACCAGTTAGATAAGATGGATTGGTATTTTCTTCTTCTATAGCCTGAACATACTCTTCATAATCTTTGTTCATATCCGGTAATGGTGATTTTACAAATTCCATTGCAAtttttaattcatgagctaTTTTATTGCACCTCTGTGGTACGTTGGTGTCATTTTTGCTGAAATACCATATATCAATTAGGGATAAGAAGTTTGCAACTGTGTTTTGAATATGTTCAGTCTGTGTGTAAGTTTCAGTATCATTTAATGTTTCAGCATACTGCATTTGTTTTTCCAGGATCTTTGCTAAGTTACCTGAAGCCCCTTCAAAAGGTGTGGTGCAGCTTAAGCAATGTATGTAGTAGCAAACGGAATCCAAGTTGTAGTTCTTGTCTAGATAAAGGTTGCCCAACTGATTAAAAGGCATGCCTGAACACATATCAATGTGGGCAGCTTGCAGATAGTATCGCGCAGCAGTAGATGGTTCAAAATTGTGCAATATTTCAACTTGATATCGGCTCAAATCTCCAAGGTAGATCAAGCATTGATAGAGCACATATCGGCCAAACTGTATGTCTTCATCACTTTGGGGATTTCCTGGAACATCCTCTGTGTCCCAGTCTTCCAGTATTGGCTCGTAATCCAATTTGCCTGGTAGTATTTTCATATCAGTTTGGATTCTCGTAATGAGGTGATGGAAATGCCCTATCCCGCACACAATGTGGGTAAAAAGGCAGTTATCAGCCGCATTGTCGGATTCCTGAAGCTTTCTAGATGCAGATACAGCTTCATAGTAGCCCTTCCGCCATAAGAGTTCCAGAGACTTCTTACCATAGTTAGATGGATCAAGGAAGAGTAATTTTTCACAATTCTCTCTAAGTTTCTGACGGAGAACTTCAATGTTTGAAGAAAACAGATCGTTTATTGTGCGACTGGATGCGGTTGCCTCGTCTACACGCCTTGCGACGTCACTCACATATCTGTAAACATGATAACACATGGCGTTTAGGTATAGCAATTAAGTCCTAAGTCAAGAAAATAGGATTGTTTACGATTAAAATCCGGCAGACACTTCTTGAGCTTTGGTTTTTTGGTCACCTAAATAATgagatataagaacaattaatttaaacagGCTTAAATTCATACCGATATAGTTTCTTGGCTTTTTCATTGCGCTCAGCAATTTTAGCCTCCAAAATATCGCTACATTCTTCCTGCATTCTCAAGTCATTTTATAAACTTGTCAAGATGTTGATTTTAGAAACACTTTTGATTCCATAACAATTTCACAAATTTTAATGATCCAACTCATTTCACAGTGGTCATAATATTCCTTTACTTTCTTTTACGTAAATTTCAGTATTGGCATGACATTTAAACCCCGCATGGTTATTGGCTGGCTGTGGCAAGGATACAGataaacaataaatgaaattgAACGAATAAGCggcggcagggctactacgaaactcgaaactcgaagttcgtgttgtgcggtccctctgtcacttatactatttaatatgagagcgagagggacggtacgatacgaacttcgagtattgagtttcgtaatagccctgctgaATGCCGCTCGTCACTCGTTTGCTGCGTttgtacagcagggctactacgaaactcgaagttcgtgtcgtgcggtctctctgacacttaaactagttaatacgagagcgagagagaccgcacgacacgaacttcgagtttcgtgtttcgtagtagccctgctgggtcAATCTTGGGCAATGGTTTGCATTGCAGCGATATAATATcagcagctgggctactacgaaactcgaaaatcgaagtatcgtaccgtccccctcactctcgtattaaataatataagcgtcagcgggacggtacgatacgaacttcgattttcgtattttgtagtagcccagcgggtcacgtgaccctattttgaattttccgcgcctcaaaaaagtagcgacaagtcgccgcgtcgatcAGCAGTGACGCAGCGTCAACATCAACACGGCTGCTTTCAGGAATATTAGATTAGAAGCCGATTTCTTAGTACAATTAATAATCttatttagtagcagtcgtggcagtggtacaaataaaagaaattagagttaatgaaaatgaaaaatagcaGTATTTATTTCGAAATACCAGcggtttttttccagcgataaagcttaACACTTTCAGCTTTGTCGCTATATTCAGCGGCTACATGAGGCCGCACCTTTATGATTTCACAAGTACCACTGGCTGCAGAAAAA includes:
- the LOC141439700 gene encoding nonsense-mediated mRNA decay factor SMG5-like encodes the protein MQEECSDILEAKIAERNEKAKKLYRYVSDVARRVDEATASSRTINDLFSSNIEVLRQKLRENCEKLLFLDPSNYGKKSLELLWRKGYYEAVSASRKLQESDNAADNCLFTHIVCGIGHFHHLITRIQTDMKILPGKLDYEPILEDWDTEDVPGNPQSDEDIQFGRYVLYQCLIYLGDLSRYQVEILHNFEPSTAARYYLQAAHIDMCSGMPFNQLGNLYLDKNYNLDSVCYYIHCLSCTTPFEGASGNLAKILEKQMQYAETLNDTETYTQTEHIQNTVANFLSLIDIWYFSKNDTNVPQRCNKIAHELKIAMEFVKSPLPDMNKDYEEYVQAIEEENTNPSYLTGNLVHKIVQICLFTVSKMVEIDEQKAFAGKAFTLALLSQLLQKLQKQLEELGFKNPSQKYRGRTVSVNDVEPEKVERQDDVMDEKSVTDEIIITNPLKPAEIEIDDTKEMITDDDSKKLQNGNSKLNSKKVVAKRRRRRRMDSSDSSELSDADTESSEMTTDEASSDDDDVVSNSTDKSDDSRSEGSICNGSDGEHIAEEHTEDVEIKETQPVKNDNIEVNGKDNNHKKHMKETAPGNNPLKEEEIQNFLLGDNFLPSIKLLLDWVLLEKDLILSCGDSGESLFQCVVDLLNIFTFYFYPKSNDSNSQCKILDYAKHIAKKLKLEYKKIPLPEDLNLRGTNICKFDKDAAEWQILDKYKPSVYEENVMRILNFIDFGNQIAKIIPRIRFNRSMKIFYLKKSPAAKLNTKINHKRSREWHNSKTPHVETSEGGLLRRLGRLWLTSQVRELERSGRAAAGPALLALDAAALHSHLRRVKQLLRARSFVLLVPAVVLQELDDLKREKSGARDAIRWLEVQLRSGSRFLRAQRPGQSRPLPLLKYPKKAPPHVNNFIQILEFCHHLTADEKQAHIGQGEPERQGKSTPLLILLVGNEPGDGEQYKEFSLTGAAQSAGISVEYIGDFYAKCRQVIHKSGKKR